From Miscanthus floridulus cultivar M001 chromosome 15, ASM1932011v1, whole genome shotgun sequence, the proteins below share one genomic window:
- the LOC136509297 gene encoding amino acid transporter AVT1C-like, protein MDRDEEMGHGDRSLLFIGDEDDDLVADRDGGSPPTSSDEGSFSDRSDDEARAGRGGRRGGDERDDDAPDDGPKGAWPQSYRQSIDMMSAVPSPRVNTLMAASPSLTRFGSSFLKAGSSFFLRKGDGSGLPLTRPLLPPSLSQLSQSSLHPQQTPPVKQSTDGIAQQPRPPPAGHEAELPERPSRACLKSDYIELPPPASKCSRSQSIINGFNVLCGVGILTTAYGIKEGGWLSLLLLPLLGGSSCYTGLLLKRCIDSSPNIETYPDIGQVAFGIFGRIFVSVILYLELYASCVEYITLLGDSLSSVFPSAHLAFTGMDLNAHNLFAITMALAILPSVWLRNLSLLSYLSAGGVIATITVIVCLFWVGIGEGIGFHFSGPVVNVTHLPVALGLYGYCYSGHSVFPNIYSSMKERSQFPFVLLFCFTVVTLVYAGVAVSGFLMFGESTMSQFTLNLPRQYIPSKIAIWMTVVNPYTKYALTMTPVALSIEEALPKKMQSYLVGMSVRTCLVFSTVAVALLFPYFALVMALLGSVFTMLVALILPCACYLSIKKGAVPLWEIILCIIIIMIGVVCACIGSYTSINRMISSR, encoded by the exons ATGGACCGCGACGAGGAGATGGGCCACGGCGACCGGTCGCTGCTGTTCATcggcgacgaggacgacgacctcGTCGCAGACCGGGACGGCGGCTCCCCGCCGACCTCCTCCGACGAGGGATCCTTTTCCGATAGGAGCGACGACGAGGCCCGCGCCGGCCGTGGCGGGCGCCGCGGCGGCGACGAGCGCGACGACGACGCGCCCGACGACGGCCCGAAGGGCGCGTGGCCGCAGAGTTACAG GCAGTCGATCGACATGATGAGCGCGGTGCCGTCGCCGAGGGTGAACACGCTCATGGCAGCGAGCCCGAGCCTCACCAGGTTCGGCAGCTCCTTCCTCAAGGCCGGGAGCTCCTTCTTCCTCAGGAAGGGCGACGGCTCGGGGCTGCCGCTCACCAGGCCGCTGCTGCCGCCCTCGCTCTCGCAGCTGTCGCAGTCGTCGCTGCACCCGCAGCAGACGCCGCCCGTGAAGCAGTCCACGGACGGCATCGCCCAGCAGCCGCGGCCCCCTCCGGCTGGGCACGAGGCCGAGTTGCCCGAGAGGCCGTCCAGGGCCTGCCTGAAATCCGATTACATCGAGCTTCCTCCGCCTGCTAGCAAGTGCAGCAGGAGCCAGTCAATCATCAATG GGTTCAATGTTCTGTGCGGCGTCGGAATTCTCACCACAGCTTATGGAATCAAGGAAGGGGGATGGTTAAGCCTCCTGCTGCTCCCCTTGTTGGGTGGCAGCTCGTGCTACACGGGCTTGCTTCTGAAGAGATGCATAGACAGTTCGCCCAACATTGAGACATACCCAGATATTGGACAAGTTGCTTTCGGTATTTTCGGTCGAATCTTTGTATCG GTTATTCTTTACCTGGAGCTTTAT GCAAGCTGTGTGGAGTACATCACGCTGCTAGGAGACAGCTTGTCATCAGTGTTTCCCTCAGCACATTTAGCTTTTACCGGCATGGACCTGAACGCACACAATCTCTTTGCAATCACAATGGCCTTGGCAATTCTCCCATCAGTGTGGCTCAGGAACCTCAGTCTCCTCTCATATCTTTCTG CTGGAGGTGTGATCGCGACAATTACAGTCATCGTCTGCCTATTCTGGGTTGGCATTGGAGAAGGAATTGGGTTTCACTTTTCTGGTCCTGTAGTGAACGTGACCCACCTTCCAGTGGCACTTGGCCTGTATGGATACTGCTATTCAGGACACTCGGTTTTTCCAAACATATATTCGTCCATGAAGGAGCGCTCGCAGTTTCCATTTGTGCTCCTGTTCTG CTTCACAGTGGTAACACTTGTTTATGCTGGAGTTGCGGTCTCAGGGTTTCTGATGTTTGGCGAGTCCACTATGTCACAGTTCACTCTGAACTTGCCACGACAGTACATCCCATCGAAAATTGCCATTTGGATGACG GTTGTGAATCCATACACAAAGTATGCATTGACAATGACCCCAGTCGCCTTGTCTATAGAGGAAGCCCTACCAAAGAAGATGCAGAGTTACCTGGTTGGAATGTCTGTTAGGACATGCCTCGTCTTCTCAACTGTTGCGGTGGCTCTGCTTTTTCCTTATTTTG CCCTGGTGATGGCATTGCTTGGATCTGTCTTCACAATGCTTGTG GCTTTGATACTCCCATGTGCATGCTATCTCTCCATCAAGAAGGGTGCAGTACCTTTGTGGGAG ATCATCCTCTGCATAATCATCATAATGATTGGCGTCGTATGTGCATGCATCGGGTCATATACCTCGATCAACCGGATGATTAGCAGCAGATAG
- the LOC136509479 gene encoding small RNA degrading nuclease 3-like, with the protein MAKRLAAAEKEVLVEVVRFTQKNGLRGCDGGWKDFLARNGRKFGASLSDPRKRTRDVLLAFLQTFSKDLQKYFGKLVKRHKERSVVQQYMTDFPDEVSPEQKLVQLTAEHPEYRKHYCFPSYQEGWKVLRIGEVSSLMSSSAMLAIDCEMVLCNDGTEAVVRVCVVDDKLKAKLDILVNPLKTITDYRTHITGVSKKDLEGVTSSLVDVQP; encoded by the exons ATGGCCAAGCGGCTCGCCGCCGCCGAGAAAGAG GTGCTCGTCGAGGTGGTGAGGTTCACGCAGAAGAACGGCCTGAGAGGCTGTGACGGCGGGTGGAAGGATTTCCTGGCCCGGAACGGCAGGAAGTTTGGCGCGTCGCTGAGCGACCCCAGGAAGCGCACCAGGGATGTGCTGCTCGCTTTCCTACAAACCTTCTCCAAGGATTTGCAGAAG TACTTCGGCAAATTGGTGAAGcgtcataaggaaagaagtgtcGTTCAGCAGTATATGACTGATTTTCCTGACGAAGTTTCTCCCGAGCAG AAACTTGTTCAACTGACGGCAGAGCACCCGGAGTACAGAAAACACTATTGCTTCCCATCATACCAGGAG GGGTGGAAAGTACTGCGGATAGGAGAAGTCTCTAGTTTAATGAGCTCAAGTGCTATGTTGGCAATTGACTGTGAGATGGTCCTTTGCAATGATGGCACAGAGGCTGTGGTCAGAGTGTGCGTGGTAGAtgacaagctcaag GCTAAGTTGGACATACTTGTAAACCCCTTGAAGACTATAACTGACTATAGGACACACATCACTGGTGTATCAAAGAAGGATTTAGAAGGAGTCACATCATCATTAGTTGATGTTCAG CCTTAA